In Carassius carassius chromosome 38, fCarCar2.1, whole genome shotgun sequence, the genomic stretch TCCTTGTCTTCATTGTGCAAACTGGTCTCTCAATGGGGTTTAACTGTAATTCCCCTACTGGCCTACACGACTCCACCAAAAAATAACTTGACACGCATGCTTTTCAAAACTTTTGCATATCATTTGTTTTGAACCAATGCTTCGGAGCACGTTTCAAATTACCAAAGTCACATGATTTCAGTAAATGAGGCTTTGCTACGTCATAACATAACAGGCCGATGATCTCTGTGAACCCATGAACCAATCTCGATCTGGTTTTTACCTAATCTCTGATAAATTCTAGAAATTAGTAAACATTTTAATGACACATTAGTATCAAAGTAATCAATCCctacaaatgaataaaattacaCCTATTATACAGACACATCTTATTTAATGGTATGAGatgatttgttaattgcatttaGCTGATTACACTTTCAATAAAACGTTTGCAATTGGTTTGTAAAAGGTCTTTTTTATGCATGTGTGGGATGCATTTACACTATTTCGACCAGCGTGTGGTGTGGTGTTTTgagtgcttaaaaaaaaagtgaatcatTTTGCAAAGCTATTAATCATTGATGCATCTCTGGTTGAATGAATTACATCTCTCTCTTCATGCCTTGGTCATTCTTCACGACAGAGCTCACCTCAACAGGTTTCCTCCGCAGGATGAAGAAGTTCTCCGCTCGCATCATCATGAACCTCATAAATTTATGGCACAGGATCTTCTCGATCTCATCAGCCTGAGAAAAGCAGGAATGTCTTTAGAAGATAACAGCAAGAAAAACACATCGATCTTACACAGGTCATCCTAAACTGCATACCTGCTTGACAGCAATGCTGACTCTCACTGAGTTTATGGACCCCTCGATCAGGACCTTCTCCTTCTCATTGCGGCTTATGACCACAGGCTGCAACAGAAGCTCTTTGCTACTCCTGtattgtaacacacacacatacatatacacatcatGTTCAACACATAAGCAGGATGTGGGTGTGTGAATGATTTCCTCACCTAACCTCCACCTCAGGCTTGTTGTGCCTCTCCACCACCTGAGAGGAGAAGTTCTCCAGACACAGGGCTGCTTGAAGAGTGGAGCGCACCGCGTTCAGATAGGGTCGCAATGTCGCAGTCTACACACAAAAAGGACCATATTTAGTTAAATAACACTTCATTATATAACTTAACTGAGCTTAAAGGTGTCTTATAGTTATCATAAGCACAAAGGAACATGGTTGTCATTGGGTGGAAGAGCGGTTTTCTGCTTGGCCACTCCATTGATTGAGTACGTGTCAGTCATTGTGGTGGTGAAGCGTCAATCATCTGCCTGAACATCACTTACTGACAGCTACCAGTTGTtgtaaatgcattaaacatttattcatttattacttATTTCATCTGTGCAGTGTGCTGCGCATTTATTGTTTTCAAAATGCCCAAACGAGGTTTTGCCTGCAAAATCACTGACGTTAGCCAGCTAGCATAAATAACATCACTCGATCAAATGAGCCAAAAAACCGCATGCAACTGGTTTACCCGAATGCTACTTATCGGGTCATTTGATTACCTGCGCTACAATAAATTAACAACCACAGCAACTTTAAGAAATGTAAATCTCTTACCATTTTATATGAGGTCCGTGGAGGAAGACGGAAGTCAGCACGCCACGCCTGGAAATCAGAAAACACGCCTTCATTGCGTTCTCACACTGCCGTAATATACCTATTAGAAGTGCATTTGTGTTTATCATATGCTCATGATTTAAATCTATACGAGTGAATGGTatgtaattaaatacatttccatACATATACAAGTTCTTCCGGTTCTATTTTAAGCGTGTAAATTGGGAGAAAAATATAAACACCAAGACGACCGTTATTAGTTCACATCGTTTCCTATGTTTACGGTGAAGCCCAGCAGCAATCTGACCATTATTCGCTTTTTCTTCCTTATATGGCGAACAACACGACAGGTCTAATACACTGTAGTCAAAAAGGTGATGATCTAGAAATATCACTGTGTTGAAATAAACGTTAACTCTGTTGTGGCTTTAGATAGCACACAAGTCTCTAAAAAGAAATAATCTTTAATTATACCGTTTGGACGCGCTTCAGATAGGAATGTACCATTCCGTACGCTGCGGTGTTTTGTGGGGGATGTTAACTGCCAAGAGGGgatatttatctgaaatataaaaaaacaggTTTGCAGATAGTTGATACATATCAGTTAGAAATTGTTAATAAACTATAGACTGGCCATACTAAAGCCACTGTAATACACATTCGTGTAATTAAAATTTAAACGGTGAgctgtcacccccccccccccccagctgaGATGGTTTAGTCAGTAATGGATGCTCCTTTATTGGAGGTAAACAAtgatattattttatgaataaatgtcTTGTATGGGTTcagttgtgttttatattttaacatagtatttaATTGTCGACATAACGTTACATCTTTTCATTGCaagttatatacatatttatggaAAAAATGTTTCGACCTGTTTCCTGTGGTTTGAACTGCATGTAGCTGAATTAGCATGAAGCCGTTAGCTTCCAGTGGCTACTCTCATTATCTAACACAGGTATCGTATCACTATTACATAACAGAGTAAAGACATCACAGTGGTGCAATGCTTAAAACATTAAATTGTCATATGTAAACCTTATGAATAACATCTATAGCAGTACATCTGTTCTATGTTTGTTTGCAATGTCTTTCTGAGTAACTGTTTGCTTTGACCACCTGAGCAAAATAATTTACAGTCTGTTGTTCATTAATAGTGAGGAATTTATCAAACCATTTTGGACGCCTCATACAAcccttatatacatatatatatatatatatatatatatatatatatatatatatatatatatatatatatatacacacccctGCCTccccccttttttctttttcttcttcttcagatATAGGGTTCTTGTCAATGAGAAGATGAGTGAACTGAAGGACTGCCCCCCTCTGAAGTACTATGACTTCAAACCTGTGGACCATGTGAAAGTATGTCCACGCTACACAGCAGTGCTCAGCCGCTCAGAAGATGACGGCATTGGCATTGAAGAGCTGGACACGCTTCAGCTGGAGCTGGAAACACTGCTCTCCTCTGCGAGTCGACGTCTCAGAGCGCTGGAAGAACAGAGACAGGTGGGCAGTCTTTTGCTATTTGTCTTTCTGCCACCTACTGACTATACCTAAAATGATTAATGTTTACTCTCTGAAACAGATACTTACAGACTGGCAGGACAAAAAAGGGGACAAAAGGTTTCTGAAATTAGGGAAGGATCCAGATCTTGCAGCCTCTTCTCGTCATTCCAAGCCCAAAAAACAGAAGCTTGATGGAAAGGGAAGTCATGGTCCGGGACCTGGGCCAGGTAGACCGAAGTCTAAGAACATACAGACCAAGGTCCAGGAGTTTGAATTCGAAGTCGACCCCCAAGATATACCCCGCAACCCTAAAAATGATGCTCCCAACAGGTTCGCTGCAATTGAATGTTTTGTCTGtgatacataatgtacattttttatagGAATATAGACTAGATATAAGATTTCATGTTTCATACTACCTagatgttaaattaaattgtttaaattaaatatctATACTTTTTCATTACATGCTTTATTGATTCCAGAGGAGAAGTTAAGTTATGAGTATTCAGTCATTTTCCagtcatttttatgtttattaatttttatacagGTCCAAGGCTGTAATTTCATTCAccaattaaatttataaaaattgacaataaagacacaaaaggtttctctttttaaataaatactgttcttttgaacttttcattcatcaaagaatcctaaacaaATATatcttggtttccacaaaaatattaagaaagatatatttatattattaactaaaattacataaaacactAGCACTATTTTTagtattgataataagaagaaatggatCATCGGACacaaaagactggagtaatggctgctaaaattcagctttgccatcactggaataaattaatttttaaaatgtattcaagttTTTGTAATTATGTAGAACTGTTATATTTCACAGCATTGCCATTTTTActgatttttaatcaaataaatgccattttttgagcataagatactttttttcaaaaaaaaaaaaaattacttgcccCAAACTTCTGAAAGATTATATTTTTGTGGTTCTATATGTGTGTAAAACAGATTCTGGGCTTCGGTGGAGCCTTACTGTGCAGACATTACAAATGAAGAGATCAGAGTTCTGGAAGAGCTGCTCAAACCTCCTGAAGATGAAGCTGAATACTACAAGGTAAAGATCTTTTAGAAACCAGTTCATGCTCCATATTACTGCAGCTTTCTCTGTCCTTTCCTTTAATTAATTCTACATACAGAGAAGTGCGTGTTGAATGGCTGTTGGTTTTCTTTGCAGATTCCAGCTCTCGGAAAGCACTATTCCCAACGTTGGGCTCAAGAGGACCTGTTAGAGGAGCAAAGAGAGGGGGCAAGAGccaatgacaagaaaaaaaacatgattggTCCTCTCTCTGAACTGGATGCTAAAGGTAACGGTGTCATTTAAGATGTATCTTGATTTCAGTTGCAACATTGTCATTTGTTTTTGTGTCTTATCTTTTATCTGCTACTATTCTGGTTTGGGTAGATGTAGACGCCCTACTGAAGAAATCAGAGTCTCAGCATGAACCTCCTGAGGACGGCTGTCCTTTTGGCCCTCTTACTCAGCGGCTGCTGCAAGCACTTGTTGAGGCCAGTGACTCATCATTTTGCTAAAATAAGTACTTCTATTGTGCAACATTTAGTCAGCACAGcttatgttttattcatattCTTCTTCATGTATGTAGGAAAACATCATATCCCCTATGGAGGATTCCCCCATTCCAGACATTCCAGGGAAGGAGGATGGGGCTGGTACATCACCTCGTAGCCAGGGTAAAGCCTTTAggtaaatcttttatttttatgagtTTTATCTTATGATTTAGTCAGTGATGTTTACTTGTGTATTTAGACTATTCAGAAGTTAAGGGTTGGTAagtgtttttaaaatgcttttgaaaTGCATCTCTTATGACCTccacaatacaataaaaacagtaatattgtgaaatattactacaatttaaaataaaatcttttctgtgtttatatataatgtatttaaaaaaaaattaagtatttcttgatgaattgaaagttataaatataatttatttgaaatataatttttttttaacattataaattttataacaccatatattattaaacattatgaatctttactgtcacttttgattgttTAAATGTATTCTTGCTCATCAAGTTGTGCCAGAACTACTTTCAAACACATTTAGGTGGAtgtttttggctgtttttttggCACTGTTTTTTGACATCTTGCCACAAGCTCTAAAGATGACATGTCAAGTTAAAAATACTCTTTCTTTAACACCTCTCAACATTCATTCTGAAACTCTAAACATTCAGATTTATTTTGTTATGCTTTGTCGAAAGcagaaactttttattttataatttttagctAAATTAGCAGCCTTCATTCTTTCATCTTtcactttttatatttaacatgaatCAGCACTCACAActcattttacttctgtaatgtgatgcatttttgagtgaactgcaTATTCAGTAAGGGGAAAAACATGGGTCTTATACATCAGGATTGGATGGTGAAAAGTAAAGCAGAATGTATGATAACTAGCTATTGGTAAACATGATTCAGTAGTCATCATTCAAAAGGATGACAGAGGCAGAGAGAgcaattacattttgataaaaaattttCCTTGGATTTTAAAAATTGTGTGCATCAATAAAGTAAATCGATTcaattttatttagtaattttctCTTGTTCTGTTGCTTCCAGTGTGCCTCACACACGCTCTCTGGAGGCTCGTATAAGAGAGGAGCTGGTGTCTCAGGGGCTGCTGGACTCTGATGAGAGGCAAGGTGTCGGAGGAGAGTCTGAAGACGAGGTGCTGGCTGAGTTGCAGAAAAGACAGGCTGAACTCAAAGCTCTGACTGCCCACAACCGCTCGCGCAAACAGGAGCTGCTCAAGTGAGTCTCACTGAAAGAGTCTCAGATCCAGATGAAAGATGAAAGATCTGGCTCATGAAGATAAGCTTGTAATCattcaaagatatatatatatatctgttataGTTTGCTTTGTTAGACACCAGGCTTCGTGTGAGTTAGGGGAAGTCAACTCTTAACTTTTCACTCTGTTCATGCAGGTTGGCACGGGATGAGATGCGGAAACAGGAGCTTCGACAGCGGGTTCGAGTGGCTGACAACGAGGTTATGGAGGCCTTCCGTCGCATCATGGCAGCCAGGCAAAAGAAACGCACTCCAACTAAAAAAGAGAAAGATCAGGCTTGGAAAGctttgaaagagagagaaagcattCTCAAACTCTTAGATGGATAAATATGACCGGCAGCTATAATgtggtgttttattttttcatgtttgttaTCTATGGACACTTCATAAAGACAGCATCAACATTCAGACAACCTGAAGaacatgtaaacaaacatttaacaTAATGTTCATACGTTTGGTTACTCTTTGTCCAAAGTAATGCATCACATGACTAGTTGTGATAAAGGTGTTAGACACTATGGGATTCATGTGCCACTGAATTGACATTGTTGATGCCAGAAGTATGGCACTTTgagtttactcttttttttttttgattgtttttggcCTTCTGTACAGCTCCCAAATGCAACTGATTAACATAACGGTTTGAAAtggttaaaggaataattcaccctaaaatgaaacttTGTCGTTCTGAACCAGTATCACTGACTTTATTCTGTGGAgcgtaaaagaagatattttgaagaatgttggtcacTGAACAGTTTTGGCCATTGTTTTGGATAAAAACACAGGCATTTCTTCTTTTATGCTCCAAAGAAAGAAGGTCATagaggaacaacatgagggtgaggaaatgatgtGGGTGAACTATTTATTCTCGTAGTGTTGTTGATAGTATTTTGTTACTACATGGGGTAGAGCAAGAACACAGTATTTTGAGTTTTTATATgattgaaagaaaataaaagcttttataaaGGCATTGTACATGGTAATATCGAGATTATAAATCCATGTTGTCATTTATTCGTCCATGTTTAATTTAGCTGTATGATTCTGACATTTTGTGAACTTTTTCTAAACCATCGCCATCGTCATTGCagttgcatgtatgtgtgtgtttgaaaataaaaacaaaatttgatAAATTAATAATAGACTGGTGTTCGTCATCTAATCTCTCTTCTGCATGCAAGGATTTGATTTGAAGTGTTGTGAGGGCTGTCTTGACAGGAGGGCGCGCGATGACGTTTTACATTCTAACGCAAAAGCTTTTTTAAACCGTTTGAAAGAACCAATTGGCAGAAATGACCAAAACAATGAACACAACCAAAGCTAACTAAGTAAACCAATCGTggcaaattaaatcaaatactaagataaacatgaatatttaaaatatacatataataaaaatacacatttatattttccttttcctatgttctttttattaatatatttatgtttcaGCATCTTGCTAAGCAAATagaataaatgttgtgttttgtaaATCAACTAATCAAAGGAGACAGCTTGAAGGCTTTGCTGTAATGTACAGTAATTTTACAGATCTGTCATTTCTGGTTCATTTTAAAGGTATTGActtaattctattttaaaataagtagaagttttttgcatttgtggatAAAAAACAtaagtatatatacattttaaatgtaatatacaatAGTTAAAATTCACCACAATTATTATAAGAAAACATTACAGTGCTTTTATTCTTTTGAACGAAAAATGCAAAATCACAGCAATATCTTAATCTGTTTAAAGCATTAAGTAAATGTACTCTTTAATTTGTTGTGACGTCAAGCAGATTTGGTGTGTGCCAGAATGTGTGGAACGGCTTGCACCCTAGCGGCGAATGAGCTCAGTCATGCGGCTAACTATCGAGACCGGACGGGACAACTACACGGCCCTAATGGAAGGATGGAGACACCGACAAATACTGGCCCTCATACAACAAGAGTCCTCAGTCCTTCAGCCCTGTACTGCTGTCCAGCAGACACTTCAACAAGGCATGTCAAAACATACATGCTCAACATTTCTTGATGAAGAACAGCTGTTTAATGAAGCACTTTCCATAGGATGcccctgtagatgagtgtgtgttgGCAGCGATGCGATGGGGTCTTGTCCCGGCTTTGTTCAAAGAGAATGACCCCAGTAAGATGCAGTACAACACCTCTGTCGCAGTGAGAGCCTGCTAGAAATGAAGTCTTACAAGGTACATAAGACACTTTCATTCATTTTACATGCGTAATGAAATGGGGTAAACCAGCCCAATGCAAAATCTCATTGGTCTAATATTCAGCTCCACATAATAGAGTGCAAAAGTTGGATCCCAAAAGTAAAAATCATTTTTCTTCCATAGGGTATTTGGTTTTTAACAACAACGGTGACGATGAGGTAAGACACTGGCTGGACTTTGGAGAAGTAAAGTCACTGGAAGCCATGAAATTACTGCATCCAAATTCCTCCTTGACCTTTCACCCTGTCTCCTCATTGGTCAACAACTCCTCAGAGTGTCTGAAGCCTGTAGAGCCCACAGTCAAGAAGGTGAAACTATTGGTCATTTTGATTGAAGATATGCACTTAAAACAACTTTTTACACTAGTTTATTCATTTGTCCTTTAACAAGGTCCAACAGTGTATATTCTGTACATACATCAGTGGAGAATATTGGCACTTCTGTAATAATTTCCACATACTGAAATGGTTTATTTAACTGCTTATTTAgacattttaatatactgtacataaactaCAGTTTAAAGGTATGTGGTTGGCTAAAAATGTTTGTTGAAGTAGcagttcactcaaaaaggaaACATATTTGAAAACCTAACCACCTCAGGACATCCAAGAGCGAGATGATGTttattcatcaaaacagatttgtagaaattttactcaccaatggatcctctacagtaaatgggtgccatcagaaggagaaacatctgacaaaaaaaaaaaacttcaaataatCCAAACGACTctaagtccatcaattaacatcttgtgaagtaaaaacttaagtgtttataagaaacaaatccattattaaggcatttttactttaaattgtcacTTCATattcaaaatatgagtccatattccataataacgcttcctccagtgaaaaatccCCATTTATTCTCTCATTTCAAAATCCTTCAGCATAAttctttagaactgttttggcttGTGAAAGGTGTTTGATCgttgcatatttctctcttgattcagacaagatgactttcaCCAGAGAAAGCAGTATTATTGATGAGGACTTTTATTTTATCCAGCAACAATGGTTTGCAGTTgcaacatcttgatggattttattacaaatatgcagcttatcatttcagaagatgctgatggtctggagtcatgtggattattgtgatgtttttattagctgtttggactaattctgacggcacccatccactgcaaagcatccattggtgagcaagtgacttaatgctaaatttctccatgaAGAACAAAgacatctgcatcttggatggtctgaggtcGAGTACAGTTTCAGCAAACTAAAACGTTTGGGTGAATTTCTTTAAGACAGTTAAGTGCTCATTTGCCAAGTATTCAGTGTGTAGTAGTGTGCATTCAACATTGTTCCTTTTTTATgattagattttaaaaaaaaataaacattcatgtaATTTATAATTAGTTTATAATAGTTGATTTGtggacatttcatttcattcGTCCATTTCAAATAGTCCAAGTTATCACTTTTCAATAAGTATACAGCGAACACACAATGTACTGCAGTTTTATTCAACAACTTAATTTTATTTCCATtactttgaaatacatttatcttGAACAATGTATATGCTGTGCATTTTGTTTCATTACATGTCATGAACAATTCAGTTTTCCCCCAATGTTGTCTAGTTGAGTTTATTGTTATGTAATGcaacagataataataaaaataattacaatattaatGAACATACAGACAGGAAAAGATCCGAGTGATGTTCTACCATCCTGAGCTACTGGTAGAGTCTgggcaaaatattaaaaaagaaaagaaaaaaaacgacaGGAGATGGCCTACGCCACTACTTGTTCATGGCAGACTCGCGGTGATTCGGTCATGCTGTTATGAGGATAgatgatataaaaatacacataaatactaaTGGTCATAATAGTATGAATTGTAGATCATTTAGATGTAATATCTAAATTTCCCGATCGCATGGTTTGCTATTCGTGTTCCATTTTGAGGACAGCGATTGGGCAAACACAGGCTTAATTGACTGCAGTTCTCAGATGTAACAGTGGGGGCAGTGTTAGACCTCCAGTGCTTCGGGACTTCACAAACTTAGGagcattttttttgggggggggggggggggggttcacaaCTCTAAGATGCAAATGTAGCATGCTTTACGTCAGGTCGCCATTTTATTTCAAGCAGAATGATGAAGCAGTTGAACATGACGGGGAGTTCTGGTACCAATGTACACCTCCCATCTTTCATCGTTTCACATCACATGTATTACAACTGCACTGCAGGGCtggatcatgtaaaaaaaaatctcaagagCCATTCAAGTGTTGTGAAGAGTTCCAGTAGGACTTTTTATGTGGGTGAGGCGTCAGTTCTGCAGAACTGGTGCGAGGTGTCGGGATCGGTGGACGAAAACGGGTGTCAGATTGAGCTTCTTGAGcatatgtgggtgtgtgtgttgtgtcgtgACTAAGGCTGTGAATGCGAACTGTGTAGGATACTGAAGGAGAGGCAGTCTGCTCATCTACAAAGGCCAGTGATTATAGGGTTAAGGGGAGGGAAGGAGATGAAGATCGGGTGAAAGAGAGGACGcatgagagagagggagtgaggcAAAGACAGGGCCAGAGAGGGTGCGGGTGAAACGCTGCGCCTCCTGGAGGTCCTCAGCAGCTACAAGACTCTGCTGATGGCTTGGCTCTATCATTCCGGTCTAGTTTAATTGGCTCAGGGAACTCGTTGTATAACTCCACTTCGGTTTCCTACAAAGTAAAAAAGGGCCACAGTTAAGTGCAAAGCATACTTCAGTTTTGATGCAAACACAGTGTATGCGTCCAGCCAAACATACCTTTCAAAGTATACTCATTTGATAGTGTACGCCAACACAGGCACTCGACACGTGAACTAGAAAGATGCATCCTTGCCACTTATGTTTCTCAGAGTCTCAATTGTGAAACTCAGTTGTGAGTTATAAACCCAGAATTTCAAGATATGAACATAAAACTGTAAGATATATataattcagaggaaaaaagtcagaattgaaggatataaacagaattctcacaattgtgagataaactctgttaacttttctattttttattccaaaaaaaacaaaaaaaaaaactattgtgacAAACTGAGagtaaaaaaagtctgaattgcaagatttaaactcagaattgtgagaaataaattgtgacaaaaaaaatcGTAATTACGAgacaaactcacaattgcaaaaaaaaaagtcaattgtgAGGAAGgatcagttacattaattttatttttattttgtggcagaaacaagcttctacATACCACTGTTATTAAATTAGAGTGTGTATTTTTTAACTCCCGTAGTTTGTTGTTGTTTCGTCTCACATCGATTTCTTTTTCGACTAAGAAATGGCGAGCAGTGTTGCCAAACAAATTAGTGTAAAAAAACCCCATCCTatgcacagttaaaaaaaaaaacttgacagtGCACATAATATGCTAAAGATGAAATCTGCATCATATGTAGCCAACGTCATCCACTGGAACACCACTCTATAGTGAATGCATTTCAGAAGATCtttatttacccccccccccccccccc encodes the following:
- the LOC132119400 gene encoding actin-related protein 2/3 complex subunit 4-like; its protein translation is MTATLRPYLNAVRSTLQAALCLENFSSQVVERHNKPEVEVRSSKELLLQPVVISRNEKEKVLIEGSINSVRVSIAVKQADEIEKILCHKFMRFMMMRAENFFILRRKPVEGYDISFLITNFHTEQMYKHKLVDFVIHFMEEIDKEISEMKLSVNARARIVAEEFLKNF
- the LOC132119397 gene encoding transcriptional adapter 3-like isoform X2, with product MLLYWRYRVLVNEKMSELKDCPPLKYYDFKPVDHVKVCPRYTAVLSRSEDDGIGIEELDTLQLELETLLSSASRRLRALEEQRQILTDWQDKKGDKRFLKLGKDPDLAASSRHSKPKKQKLDGKGSHGPGPGPGRPKSKNIQTKVQEFEFEVDPQDIPRNPKNDAPNRFWASVEPYCADITNEEIRVLEELLKPPEDEAEYYKIPALGKHYSQRWAQEDLLEEQREGARANDKKKNMIGPLSELDAKDVDALLKKSESQHEPPEDGCPFGPLTQRLLQALVEENIISPMEDSPIPDIPGKEDGAGTSPRSQGKAFSVPHTRSLEARIREELVSQGLLDSDERQGVGGESEDEVLAELQKRQAELKALTAHNRSRKQELLKLARDEMRKQELRQRVRVADNEVMEAFRRIMAARQKKRTPTKKEKDQAWKALKERESILKLLDG
- the LOC132119397 gene encoding transcriptional adapter 3-like isoform X1: MKPLASSGYSHYLTQVSYRVLVNEKMSELKDCPPLKYYDFKPVDHVKVCPRYTAVLSRSEDDGIGIEELDTLQLELETLLSSASRRLRALEEQRQILTDWQDKKGDKRFLKLGKDPDLAASSRHSKPKKQKLDGKGSHGPGPGPGRPKSKNIQTKVQEFEFEVDPQDIPRNPKNDAPNRFWASVEPYCADITNEEIRVLEELLKPPEDEAEYYKIPALGKHYSQRWAQEDLLEEQREGARANDKKKNMIGPLSELDAKDVDALLKKSESQHEPPEDGCPFGPLTQRLLQALVEENIISPMEDSPIPDIPGKEDGAGTSPRSQGKAFSVPHTRSLEARIREELVSQGLLDSDERQGVGGESEDEVLAELQKRQAELKALTAHNRSRKQELLKLARDEMRKQELRQRVRVADNEVMEAFRRIMAARQKKRTPTKKEKDQAWKALKERESILKLLDG